The following proteins are encoded in a genomic region of Salinicoccus sp. RF5:
- the argF gene encoding ornithine carbamoyltransferase has protein sequence MNFYGKNFLKEYDFDKDQLETLIDFAEHLKTKEKHGIPQRFMSGKHIALIFEKQSTRTRSAFTVAASKLGANVEYLSKNDMQLGAKESVEDTAKVLGSMFDGIAFRGFEQSTVEELGEHAGVPVWNALTNEWHPTQMLADFLTIKEHLGTYHGKTVTFVGDGRNNMSHSLLVTGAILGVNINIVAPESLQPALSVQKLAKELQQQSGSRSLITSDVEKGVYGSDVIYTDVWCSMGEEDALEERYELLHPYQVNQQMMDMTGKENTIFLHCLPAIHDTTTDVGKLAYEKFGVDGLEVTDEVFRSSYSKVFDQAENRMHTIKALLAVTCGDVY, from the coding sequence ATCAATTTTTATGGTAAGAATTTTTTGAAGGAATATGACTTCGATAAAGACCAGCTGGAGACATTGATCGACTTTGCGGAACACTTGAAGACAAAGGAAAAGCATGGCATTCCTCAGCGTTTCATGAGCGGCAAGCACATCGCACTCATCTTCGAGAAGCAGTCGACGCGTACGCGCTCCGCATTTACGGTGGCAGCGAGCAAACTTGGTGCCAACGTGGAATACTTAAGCAAGAACGACATGCAGCTCGGGGCCAAGGAATCCGTGGAGGATACGGCAAAAGTACTGGGATCGATGTTTGACGGCATCGCCTTCAGGGGGTTTGAACAGTCAACCGTCGAGGAGCTCGGTGAGCATGCCGGCGTCCCCGTATGGAACGCCCTCACAAACGAGTGGCACCCCACCCAGATGCTGGCTGACTTTCTGACGATAAAGGAACACCTCGGCACATACCATGGAAAAACAGTCACTTTTGTAGGGGATGGCAGAAACAACATGTCCCATTCTCTTCTCGTGACGGGTGCCATCCTTGGAGTGAACATCAATATCGTGGCGCCCGAGTCCCTGCAGCCTGCACTTTCAGTGCAGAAGTTGGCTAAAGAGCTTCAGCAGCAGTCGGGAAGCCGGTCTCTGATCACTTCAGACGTTGAAAAGGGCGTCTATGGAAGTGACGTCATATACACCGATGTCTGGTGTTCCATGGGAGAAGAAGATGCACTGGAGGAACGCTATGAACTTCTCCATCCATACCAGGTCAACCAGCAGATGATGGATATGACTGGAAAGGAAAATACCATTTTCCTCCATTGTCTGCCTGCAATTCATGATACAACCACCGATGTGGGCAAACTTGCCTATGAAAAATTCGGGGTGGATGGACTAGAGGTGACCGACGAAGTATTCAGGAGCAGCTATTCGAAGGTCTTCGATCAGGCTGAGAACAGAATGCATACAATTAAAGCACTGCTCGCTGTAACCTGCGGCGACGTCTATTAG
- a CDS encoding rhodanese-like domain-containing protein, protein MFFKQFFDKKLAQTSYMVACQKTQEAIIIDPKRVIDEYEEVAEAEGFNITQVTETHIHADFASGLRDAAKHFNATAYVSDEGDENWKYENMPGDTVYLKDGDIINVGNVELKVIHTPGHTPESISFVLTDRGGGSDEPMGIFTGDFIFVGDIGRPDLLEEAAKMEGTTEEGANAMFDSLKKMNDYPDYMQVWPGHGAGSACGKSLGAVPLSTLGYERKNNWVFEYEDKDAFIKELTSDQPVPPSYFAQMKKVNKEGLPEFKVKEVEVGTPDTLPGQLFDLRSKEEFKKGFKKGAINIPYNDKFLQFAGWYVDYDQPMTVIANPEHSKTLQEDLASIGFDNLKLIVPEDKADKYFDDSYENVTPEELVENHEDKHILDVRSTSEYKEGNLDNAHHVHFGHLDEKEVPFNTDDTIYVHCQSGVRSAIAMSALKARGFDNVVNIEKGYAGIKEAMN, encoded by the coding sequence ATGTTCTTTAAACAATTCTTCGATAAAAAACTTGCACAGACTTCTTATATGGTAGCTTGTCAAAAGACACAGGAAGCAATCATCATCGATCCAAAAAGAGTGATTGATGAGTATGAAGAAGTGGCTGAAGCAGAAGGTTTCAATATTACTCAAGTGACGGAAACGCATATCCACGCGGACTTCGCTTCCGGTCTTCGCGATGCTGCAAAACACTTCAATGCGACAGCATACGTATCTGATGAAGGTGACGAAAACTGGAAATACGAAAATATGCCAGGAGATACCGTCTACCTCAAAGACGGCGACATCATCAATGTCGGCAATGTCGAGCTGAAAGTCATCCACACACCAGGTCATACTCCAGAAAGCATTTCATTTGTCCTGACCGATCGTGGAGGCGGCAGTGATGAGCCTATGGGCATCTTCACTGGTGACTTCATCTTCGTTGGTGACATCGGCCGGCCAGACCTGCTCGAAGAAGCTGCAAAAATGGAAGGTACAACCGAAGAAGGCGCGAATGCGATGTTCGATTCCCTCAAGAAGATGAATGACTATCCTGACTATATGCAAGTGTGGCCTGGCCACGGTGCAGGCAGTGCTTGCGGTAAATCCCTTGGCGCAGTACCATTGTCCACTCTTGGATATGAGCGCAAAAACAACTGGGTGTTCGAATACGAAGACAAAGATGCCTTCATCAAGGAACTGACAAGTGACCAGCCAGTGCCGCCAAGCTACTTTGCACAGATGAAGAAGGTCAATAAGGAAGGCTTGCCTGAATTCAAGGTGAAGGAAGTCGAAGTCGGTACACCTGATACGCTTCCAGGCCAACTGTTCGACCTCAGAAGCAAGGAAGAATTCAAAAAAGGATTCAAAAAAGGCGCAATCAACATCCCATACAATGACAAATTCCTTCAATTTGCCGGATGGTATGTAGATTATGATCAGCCGATGACAGTAATCGCCAATCCTGAACACAGCAAGACCCTCCAGGAAGATCTTGCATCCATCGGTTTCGACAACCTTAAGCTGATCGTCCCTGAGGATAAAGCAGACAAGTACTTCGATGATTCCTACGAAAATGTAACACCTGAAGAACTGGTCGAGAACCATGAAGATAAGCATATCCTGGACGTCCGTTCCACTTCCGAGTATAAGGAAGGCAACCTTGATAATGCTCATCATGTCCACTTTGGTCATCTCGATGAGAAAGAAGTGCCATTCAACACAGACGACACGATCTATGTCCACTGTCAATCCGGTGTACGTTCAGCCATCGCGATGAGTGCACTTAAAGCACGCGGCTTCGATAATGTCGTCAATATAGAAAAAGGTTATGCCGGCATTAAAGAAGCGATGAACTAA
- the metA gene encoding homoserine O-succinyltransferase, whose product MPIKIIEGLPVRERLHKENVYTIEATRAHTQDIRPLRMLILNLMPKKEETELHLLRLLGNTPLQIDIDFMYMTTHHSKNTPTSHLQKYYHNLDEVRNRRYDGMIVTGAPVEKLDFDQVDYIEELRDIIEWSRTHVFSRFFICWGAQFALNHYFGIQKSILPTKLFGVFDYNNLMPTHPLLRGFDDVYQVPQSRHTQVDMDAIDGTEELKVLTSHPQFGPDILSTEDQRDLFIFGHLEYERDTLKNEYDRDLASGREIAIPHNYFPEDNPTAAPIFSWKSHGHLLFSNWINETYQNTYYDLTELK is encoded by the coding sequence ATGCCTATAAAAATCATTGAAGGCCTCCCGGTACGGGAGCGCCTCCATAAAGAAAATGTATATACAATAGAAGCGACCCGTGCGCATACACAGGATATACGTCCGCTGCGTATGTTGATTTTGAACCTGATGCCTAAAAAAGAGGAAACGGAACTTCATCTTTTGCGCCTTCTGGGCAATACACCGTTGCAGATAGATATCGATTTTATGTATATGACCACACACCACAGCAAAAATACGCCGACCAGCCACCTTCAGAAGTACTACCACAACTTGGACGAAGTGCGCAATCGGCGTTATGATGGCATGATCGTCACAGGTGCACCAGTGGAGAAGCTCGATTTTGATCAAGTCGATTACATCGAAGAACTGCGTGACATCATCGAGTGGTCAAGAACCCACGTCTTCTCCAGGTTCTTCATCTGTTGGGGCGCCCAATTCGCCTTGAACCACTACTTTGGCATACAGAAATCAATTTTGCCCACCAAGTTGTTCGGCGTCTTCGACTATAATAACCTGATGCCGACCCATCCCCTTCTCAGAGGGTTTGATGATGTGTATCAGGTGCCCCAGTCACGTCACACCCAGGTAGATATGGATGCGATAGATGGCACTGAGGAATTGAAAGTCCTCACCTCACATCCGCAATTCGGCCCGGACATCCTGAGTACAGAGGATCAGCGGGATCTGTTCATATTTGGCCATCTGGAATATGAAAGGGATACACTAAAGAATGAATATGACCGCGATCTGGCCAGCGGCCGTGAGATTGCCATCCCACACAACTACTTCCCTGAAGACAATCCGACGGCGGCTCCAATATTCAGCTGGAAAAGCCATGGCCATCTCCTTTTCAGCAACTGGATCAACGAAACTTATCAGAATACCTACTATGACCTGACAGAATTAAAATAG
- a CDS encoding sulfite exporter TauE/SafE family protein, with translation MDITFIIIIFLIGFIGSFISGMVGIGGSIIKYPMLLYIPSMLGIAAFTSHEVAGISAVQVFFATIAGVWAYKGSGYLNMRLIAYMGGAILIGSLLGGYGSEFLTETQIDIVYAVLATIAVVMMFLPKKEVPFNPGDNLDFNGPLAAALAFITGAAAGIVGAAGAFILVPIMLVVLKIPTRVTIATSLAVTFISSIGTTIGKVVTDQVLYGPAVIMIIASLIAAPLGAKAGQNMNTKILQWILALLILGTAIKIWTEIFM, from the coding sequence ATGGACATTACTTTTATAATCATTATATTTCTGATCGGATTCATCGGTTCCTTCATCTCCGGGATGGTAGGAATCGGTGGCTCCATCATAAAGTATCCAATGCTGCTTTATATTCCATCCATGCTTGGAATCGCTGCATTCACTTCCCATGAGGTGGCAGGCATCAGTGCCGTACAGGTTTTCTTTGCAACGATTGCCGGTGTATGGGCATACAAAGGCAGTGGTTATTTGAACATGAGATTGATTGCCTATATGGGTGGAGCCATCCTGATCGGCAGTCTTCTTGGTGGATACGGATCAGAATTTCTCACCGAGACCCAGATAGACATCGTATATGCAGTACTTGCAACAATTGCTGTAGTCATGATGTTCCTTCCAAAAAAGGAAGTGCCATTCAATCCAGGTGATAACCTCGATTTCAATGGTCCTCTGGCAGCTGCACTTGCATTCATCACTGGGGCTGCAGCAGGTATCGTTGGTGCTGCGGGTGCGTTCATACTCGTACCGATTATGCTTGTAGTGCTTAAGATACCCACCAGGGTAACCATTGCCACAAGCCTTGCCGTCACATTCATTTCTTCCATTGGTACCACAATCGGTAAAGTTGTGACGGATCAGGTACTCTATGGACCCGCAGTCATCATGATCATAGCCAGTCTCATTGCTGCACCTCTGGGTGCCAAGGCAGGCCAGAACATGAATACGAAGATTCTTCAATGGATACTTGCACTACTCATTTTGGGTACAGCAATAAAGATATGGACCGAAATCTTCATGTAG
- a CDS encoding chorismate mutase: MNEHEKLRRRIDELDAELIAIFEARMEVAGRIAEYKMENDIPVFDEAREEQVICKNVGRLQDQSLEVYAASFFSHLMALSRKRQHENLKNYPLSHKL; the protein is encoded by the coding sequence ATGAATGAACATGAAAAATTGAGGCGTAGAATCGACGAGCTGGATGCAGAACTGATTGCGATATTTGAAGCAAGAATGGAAGTTGCAGGCCGTATTGCAGAATACAAGATGGAAAATGACATTCCCGTATTTGATGAAGCGCGGGAAGAGCAGGTCATTTGTAAAAATGTAGGAAGATTACAGGATCAGAGCTTGGAGGTTTATGCCGCTTCATTTTTCAGCCACCTCATGGCACTCTCCAGAAAGCGGCAACATGAAAACCTGAAGAATTACCCACTCTCCCATAAACTATAA
- a CDS encoding O-acetylhomoserine aminocarboxypropyltransferase/cysteine synthase family protein codes for MTENHRFETKQLHAGQEVDPTTNSRALPIYQTTSYVFDDTKHAAELFGLQDVGNIYTRIMNPTTAALETRVAELEGGVAGLGVASGMAAITYAIQVIANAGDHIVSSASLYGGTHTLFTHTFKKFGIETSLVDAKDPENVSREIKENTKAIFVETIGNPEGNVEDLEALAKIAEDNGIPLIVDNTFATPYLCRPIEHGAHVVVHSATKFLGGHGTSIGGVIVDGGNFNWDNGKFPGLTEPDASYHDLVFTDAFGPAAYAFKIRTTLLRDTGAALSPFNAFLLTQGIETLSLRMERHVENAKAVAEFLENHDKVEWVDYAGLESSEYHELQKKYLPKGASSIFTFGVKGGYEAGKTFIESLELFSLLANVGDAKSLVIHPASTTHSQLKEDEQLAGGVRPEMIRLSVGLEHVDDIIDDLKKGLDAI; via the coding sequence ATGACAGAGAATCATCGCTTCGAAACTAAACAGCTTCATGCCGGACAAGAAGTGGACCCTACCACAAATTCACGCGCGCTTCCCATCTATCAGACGACTTCCTATGTATTCGACGATACTAAGCATGCTGCAGAACTATTCGGCCTGCAAGATGTAGGCAACATCTATACCCGTATCATGAATCCAACGACTGCCGCTTTGGAGACGCGTGTTGCAGAACTCGAAGGTGGAGTTGCCGGCCTTGGCGTTGCATCCGGCATGGCTGCCATTACATACGCCATACAGGTTATAGCAAACGCCGGAGATCACATCGTCTCCTCCGCCAGCCTGTATGGGGGAACTCACACACTGTTCACCCATACATTCAAAAAGTTCGGTATCGAGACCAGTCTTGTCGATGCGAAAGATCCTGAGAACGTTTCACGTGAAATCAAGGAAAACACTAAAGCGATCTTTGTAGAGACCATCGGCAATCCGGAAGGCAACGTGGAAGATTTGGAGGCATTAGCGAAAATCGCAGAGGATAATGGTATACCACTTATCGTGGATAACACATTCGCCACTCCGTACCTCTGCCGTCCAATCGAGCACGGCGCACACGTAGTCGTCCATTCGGCCACAAAATTCCTTGGCGGCCATGGCACTTCCATCGGGGGCGTAATCGTTGATGGCGGAAACTTCAACTGGGATAACGGAAAATTCCCTGGACTGACGGAGCCGGATGCGTCCTATCATGACCTTGTCTTCACTGATGCGTTCGGACCTGCTGCCTATGCATTCAAGATCCGTACTACCCTGCTCAGGGATACCGGAGCTGCACTTTCTCCATTCAATGCATTCCTGCTCACACAAGGAATCGAAACATTGTCACTCCGGATGGAAAGGCACGTGGAGAATGCAAAGGCCGTTGCAGAATTCCTGGAAAACCACGATAAAGTGGAATGGGTCGACTATGCTGGCCTCGAATCCAGCGAGTATCATGAGCTCCAGAAGAAATACCTGCCGAAAGGTGCTTCTTCCATATTTACATTCGGTGTCAAAGGCGGATATGAAGCCGGAAAGACGTTCATAGAATCCCTCGAACTCTTCTCACTGCTTGCGAATGTCGGGGATGCCAAGTCACTCGTCATCCATCCCGCTTCCACCACCCATTCCCAGCTTAAGGAAGATGAGCAGTTGGCAGGGGGGGTAAGACCGGAAATGATCCGTCTGTCTGTCGGATTGGAGCATGTGGATGACATCATAGACGATCTAAAAAAAGGTCTGGATGCGATTTAG
- the guaC gene encoding GMP reductase: protein MENVFDYEDIQLIPNKCIVDSRSECDTSVTLGRHSFKLPVVPANMQTIIDEKIALKLAQEGYFYIMHRFNPEKRMDFVRMMKEQGLITSISVGVKEEEFDFVDQLKNEALVPDYITIDIAHGHSNSVIRMIQYIKEHLPGTFLIAGNVGTPEAVRELEHAGADATKVGIGPGKVCITKIKTGFGTGGWQLAALRWCAKAASKPIIADGGIRTHGDIAKSVRFGASMVMIGSLFAGHEESPGETVEKDGKKYKEYFGSASEFQKGEKKNVEGKKMYVEYKGPLHHTLKEMEQDLQSSISYAGGDRLDAIRTVDYVMVKNSIFNGDNVY from the coding sequence ATGGAAAATGTATTTGATTATGAAGATATCCAGTTGATTCCGAATAAATGCATAGTAGATAGCCGATCAGAATGTGATACATCCGTAACGCTCGGAAGGCATTCATTTAAACTGCCTGTCGTTCCTGCCAACATGCAGACAATTATTGATGAGAAAATTGCACTCAAATTGGCGCAGGAAGGTTATTTCTATATTATGCACCGGTTCAATCCAGAGAAACGCATGGACTTCGTCAGAATGATGAAAGAGCAAGGATTGATCACTTCCATCAGTGTCGGCGTCAAGGAAGAAGAGTTTGATTTTGTCGATCAGTTGAAAAATGAAGCGCTTGTTCCTGACTACATTACAATCGACATCGCCCATGGGCATTCCAACAGCGTCATCAGGATGATCCAGTATATCAAGGAGCACCTGCCTGGAACCTTCCTGATTGCTGGTAATGTAGGTACACCTGAAGCAGTTCGAGAACTTGAGCACGCAGGGGCAGATGCTACAAAAGTAGGCATCGGACCCGGGAAGGTATGCATTACGAAGATAAAAACAGGATTTGGCACAGGAGGCTGGCAGCTGGCGGCTTTGAGATGGTGTGCAAAAGCAGCTTCAAAACCCATCATTGCCGACGGCGGCATAAGGACGCATGGTGACATTGCAAAATCCGTGCGCTTTGGCGCCTCCATGGTGATGATCGGTTCGCTGTTTGCGGGACATGAGGAGTCACCGGGGGAAACTGTGGAGAAGGACGGCAAGAAATATAAGGAATATTTCGGTTCCGCTTCAGAGTTCCAGAAGGGCGAGAAGAAGAATGTGGAAGGCAAGAAGATGTATGTCGAGTACAAAGGACCGCTGCACCATACATTGAAGGAAATGGAGCAGGATCTGCAATCCTCCATCTCCTATGCTGGAGGTGATCGGTTGGATGCAATCCGTACCGTCGATTATGTAATGGTCAAAAATTCAATCTTCAATGGTGATAATGTTTACTGA
- the aroF gene encoding 3-deoxy-7-phosphoheptulonate synthase, which produces MIIHVAHGSKEKEIQELVNNIEAAGFGVNRSDGKNRTVIGLIGDTSRVTENDFAKYKIVDGVHRIQAPYKKANRQFHEDDSVIDIDGVKVGAENFLVCAGPCSVENEDDMVALGKKLKAAGANTFRGGAFKPRTSPYAFQGLGLEGLRILNVVKEETGLPIVSELMSTDYLDEFVESVDVIQVGARNMQNFDLLKAIGETDKPVLLKRGMSATMKEWLMSAEYVMAGGNDNVIFCERGVRTFETATRNTLDLQAVPVIQKESHLPIVIDPSHAAGVRHIIPSMAKAAVMSGANGLQIEVHEDPENAWSDGQQCLTPDEFAELMQTIDMLLEIEKKTATGKQIVQQ; this is translated from the coding sequence ATGATAATTCATGTTGCGCATGGTTCAAAAGAGAAGGAGATTCAGGAGCTGGTCAATAATATAGAAGCAGCTGGTTTCGGGGTGAACCGTTCGGATGGCAAGAACCGGACTGTGATCGGGTTGATCGGTGATACTTCAAGAGTGACTGAGAACGATTTCGCGAAATACAAGATAGTGGATGGCGTACACCGCATCCAGGCACCCTACAAAAAGGCGAACAGGCAGTTCCACGAGGACGATAGTGTGATTGACATCGATGGTGTCAAAGTAGGCGCAGAAAACTTCCTGGTATGTGCAGGGCCATGTTCTGTTGAAAACGAGGACGATATGGTGGCGCTCGGCAAGAAGCTTAAAGCCGCAGGTGCAAACACTTTCCGCGGCGGTGCTTTCAAGCCAAGAACATCTCCATACGCTTTCCAGGGGCTCGGTCTCGAGGGGCTGCGCATCCTTAATGTAGTAAAGGAAGAAACAGGTCTTCCAATCGTATCCGAGCTGATGTCTACAGACTACCTCGATGAATTCGTCGAATCTGTCGATGTCATCCAGGTGGGCGCCCGTAACATGCAGAACTTCGATCTGCTCAAAGCAATCGGTGAAACGGATAAACCGGTACTTCTCAAGCGTGGCATGTCTGCAACGATGAAAGAATGGTTGATGTCTGCAGAATACGTCATGGCCGGGGGCAATGACAACGTCATCTTCTGTGAAAGGGGCGTCCGCACTTTCGAGACTGCCACCCGCAATACACTCGATCTTCAAGCTGTACCGGTCATCCAGAAGGAGTCCCACCTGCCTATAGTCATCGATCCAAGTCACGCAGCAGGTGTTAGGCACATCATCCCGTCCATGGCCAAAGCGGCAGTAATGTCTGGAGCGAACGGCCTCCAGATAGAAGTACACGAAGACCCTGAAAATGCATGGAGTGATGGACAGCAGTGCCTGACTCCTGATGAGTTTGCAGAACTGATGCAGACGATCGATATGCTGCTTGAGATAGAAAAGAAGACAGCGACAGGAAAGCAGATCGTCCAGCAATAA
- a CDS encoding metal-sensitive transcriptional regulator — protein sequence MATLEEQTVYDKAVINRINRLQGQINGALKMIEEGKDCKDVVTQLSAAKSALNRTMNVIVSENLVQCVRETMNNPDEDTDELVKEAVELLNKSR from the coding sequence TTGGCTACATTAGAAGAACAGACGGTCTACGATAAAGCTGTAATCAATCGCATTAATCGTCTTCAGGGCCAAATCAACGGTGCACTGAAAATGATTGAGGAAGGCAAGGACTGCAAAGATGTCGTCACCCAATTGAGCGCAGCGAAAAGTGCACTCAATCGTACAATGAACGTCATCGTCAGTGAAAATCTTGTCCAGTGCGTGAGGGAAACCATGAACAATCCGGATGAAGATACAGACGAACTTGTCAAAGAAGCAGTTGAATTACTTAATAAGAGCAGATGA
- a CDS encoding prephenate dehydrogenase, producing MNIVIVGLGNIGGSFALSLRENAREHTVYAIDVDEDTLEHAEHEGIIRQGFTDPEKIIPRADLIIFSVYPLILKSLVEKYIPLLKENVILTDVTGVKRSIIGQIEPLLPESADFVFGHPMAGRENRGLKYSSAEVFKGANYLFTLTDRNRDDNVELMTSLIKRMGFKNVSSVTPEFHDDVIGFTSQLTHVIALSLINSDDVERNTKQYTGDSYRDLTRITNINENLWPELFVMNKDYLIDHIDRFKSQMDLLKDAIETEDVETMQEMMVEARRRYHDLHNLEMPESE from the coding sequence ATGAACATTGTCATAGTAGGCCTCGGAAACATTGGCGGCTCGTTCGCATTATCCTTGAGGGAAAACGCCCGCGAACACACTGTATACGCAATTGACGTAGACGAAGATACACTGGAGCATGCCGAACATGAAGGCATCATCCGGCAGGGGTTCACCGATCCGGAGAAAATAATTCCCCGCGCAGACCTGATTATTTTTTCAGTATATCCACTCATACTGAAATCATTAGTGGAAAAATACATACCTCTTCTGAAGGAGAACGTCATCCTGACGGATGTCACCGGAGTAAAACGTTCGATAATAGGACAGATCGAACCGCTTCTGCCTGAATCTGCAGACTTCGTCTTCGGTCATCCGATGGCCGGCAGAGAAAACAGGGGACTGAAATATTCCAGCGCTGAAGTGTTCAAGGGCGCAAATTATCTATTTACATTGACAGACAGGAACAGGGACGACAATGTCGAACTTATGACTTCCCTCATCAAAAGGATGGGTTTCAAAAATGTCTCCTCTGTAACTCCCGAATTCCACGATGACGTCATCGGGTTTACAAGCCAGTTGACACACGTCATCGCCCTCTCCCTCATCAACAGCGATGATGTAGAGAGGAATACAAAACAGTATACAGGCGACAGTTACAGGGATTTGACGCGCATCACCAACATCAATGAAAATTTGTGGCCGGAACTATTTGTAATGAATAAGGACTATCTGATTGACCACATCGACCGCTTCAAGTCACAGATGGATCTTTTGAAAGATGCAATAGAAACGGAGGATGTGGAAACAATGCAGGAAATGATGGTGGAAGCCAGGCGCAGATATCATGATCTCCACAACCTCGAAATGCCGGAATCAGAATAA
- a CDS encoding redoxin domain-containing protein has protein sequence MSRMRHVILITILLGVIGFTLYEALSDSIEVSGNLESDPETGLEIGAKAPDFTLETLEGEEITLSEVGKPVMLNFWASWCPPCKAEMPHMVNFYESRSDDVEIIAVNMMHQESSVEDMKAFHDDYQLNFPVPLDEDGTVTGMYQVKSIPTSYFVNAEGYIESKYIGPMTERSINSAFDKIN, from the coding sequence ATGAGTAGGATGCGCCATGTCATCCTCATCACCATACTACTTGGAGTGATTGGGTTTACACTCTATGAAGCTCTATCGGACAGTATAGAGGTGAGCGGGAATCTTGAGTCAGACCCGGAAACTGGTCTTGAAATCGGGGCGAAGGCACCTGATTTCACCCTCGAAACACTTGAGGGGGAAGAGATTACGCTGAGTGAGGTGGGAAAGCCTGTCATGTTGAATTTTTGGGCTTCCTGGTGTCCACCATGCAAAGCTGAAATGCCTCATATGGTCAATTTTTATGAGTCCCGCAGTGATGATGTGGAAATCATTGCAGTAAATATGATGCATCAGGAAAGCAGCGTGGAAGACATGAAAGCATTCCATGATGACTATCAATTGAATTTCCCTGTACCACTTGATGAGGACGGAACTGTGACAGGCATGTACCAGGTGAAGAGCATACCAACCTCGTACTTCGTCAATGCAGAGGGATACATCGAGTCCAAATACATCGGCCCGATGACAGAACGGTCAATCAACTCAGCTTTCGATAAGATAAACTAA
- a CDS encoding DsrE/DsrF/DrsH-like family protein, translated as MSNTQTKYHINDADQVVEANEYLLDVREPFEYEMGHIAEADNVSVNEIEERLEELPKDRKIHVYCQRGKRGANAVEILKRNGFDAVNLEEGYSAYTGKYDSADKAGETSEASTANVEIDPNRVKVEASGLQCPGPLLKVNEVMGELEPGQQMEITVTDFGFCTDVEAWARKTGNSILKNEKSEDKVVVVMQKNAPQAKAAGEGHQMVETKDGATMVVFSGDMDKALASFIIATGAKSMGKDVTMFFTFWGLNVIKDPNAPKKNKSGLDKAFSMMMPKSASKLPISNMNMFGLGSKMIQYVMKKKKVDALTEMIEKADKLGVKMVACTMSMDIMAIDEDELLPNVNFGGVGTYLGDAENGNLNLFI; from the coding sequence ATGAGTAACACGCAAACAAAGTACCACATCAATGACGCCGACCAGGTGGTCGAAGCAAATGAATATCTATTGGATGTAAGGGAACCTTTCGAATATGAAATGGGACACATTGCTGAGGCAGACAATGTATCCGTAAATGAAATTGAAGAACGCCTCGAAGAACTTCCAAAGGACAGAAAGATCCATGTATACTGCCAGCGCGGAAAACGCGGTGCAAATGCAGTTGAAATACTGAAACGCAATGGTTTCGACGCAGTGAACCTTGAAGAGGGCTATTCAGCATATACAGGGAAATACGACAGTGCAGACAAAGCAGGCGAAACTTCAGAGGCATCAACTGCAAATGTTGAAATTGATCCAAACCGGGTAAAGGTCGAAGCAAGTGGGCTCCAATGTCCAGGCCCTCTCCTTAAGGTTAATGAAGTGATGGGAGAGCTGGAGCCGGGACAGCAGATGGAAATCACGGTTACAGACTTCGGATTCTGCACAGATGTCGAAGCATGGGCACGCAAGACTGGAAATTCCATTCTTAAAAATGAAAAATCAGAAGATAAGGTTGTAGTAGTGATGCAGAAGAATGCACCACAGGCCAAGGCTGCCGGAGAAGGTCATCAGATGGTCGAAACGAAAGATGGCGCAACGATGGTCGTATTCAGCGGGGATATGGATAAGGCACTAGCTTCATTCATCATCGCCACCGGTGCAAAAAGCATGGGCAAAGATGTCACTATGTTCTTCACTTTCTGGGGCCTCAATGTCATCAAGGACCCGAATGCACCGAAAAAGAATAAATCCGGTCTGGATAAGGCGTTCAGCATGATGATGCCAAAATCCGCCTCTAAACTTCCGATTTCCAACATGAACATGTTCGGTCTCGGATCCAAAATGATCCAATATGTAATGAAGAAGAAAAAGGTAGACGCGCTTACTGAAATGATTGAAAAGGCAGATAAACTCGGCGTCAAAATGGTAGCCTGCACAATGAGCATGGATATCATGGCCATTGACGAAGATGAGCTTCTTCCTAACGTCAATTTCGGCGGCGTAGGCACCTACCTCGGCGATGCAGAAAACGGCAACTTGAACCTGTTCATATAA